Sequence from the Coxiella endosymbiont of Amblyomma sculptum genome:
CTGAATAAAAGTGAAAAAAATTCTGTGATGAAAAACTTTAGATTAGGAAAAATTGACTTATTGGTTGCGACAATAGTAATTGAAGTAGGAATGGATATTCCCAATGCCAATTTGATAATTATAGAAAATGCGGAACGATTGGGTATTGCTCAAATTCATCAATTACGAGGGCGAGTGGGTCGTGGACAGAACAAAAGTTATTGTATTCTGTTGTACCAAAAACCATTGTCGCGACGTGCACAAGAACGCTTAGTTTTTCTGCGTAATTTGCGAGATGGATTTTCTATATCTCAAAAAGATCTAGAATTGCGTGGACCAGGAGAGCTTTTGGGAACAAAACAATCTGGATTGTCTCGATTACGTATTGCGGATTTGAAACGAGATCGATATTTATTGCTTCAAGCACGACAGATCGCACACCAAATGTTAAATCGGTACCAATCATTCTATACCGTCCGTTTGGTGAAACGCTGGACTAAAAAAAATATCGATTTTTTGTAGAAAAATTGGGCCTATTTCTTTTTTTGGAATATAGAAAATTGTTTGGAAAACAGATCCACGCTACACCAACTAAAAGTAGTAGTGCTTATCCTATTGATTTTATAGATATTTCGGTCCTGTTTGGGACGATATTGCAGAAACAAATCCAGTGCAAAAAATAATTTAAATTAAAAAGGTTGCATTAAGAGAAATTTCTAAGGTAGAATGTCCGCTCTTTTCGCAAAAATTAATTTGTTAATAGGGGAAATTCGATGTTGATAAAAAAATTAATAACATTTGCTACTGCTGGTGTTGCCGGTTTTGGTGTCGCTTCCATTGCGGTGGCTGGTGGTCCTGATTATGTTCCCGTTCCTTCGTCACCAAACTATACAGGAATTTATATCGAAGGCAATGCGGGTTATGTTTATCACCCGTGGAGCAGTGATGCAACGACTGTTCCCGGTATACTCAAAGATTTTGCGCTCATTTCAAGCTCCTCCAAAGGGGATGGTGGTTCTACTTTTGGTGGAGATTTGGGTTACCAATTCAATCAAAATCTTGCTCTTGAAGGCGGGTGGTTTTATTTGCCCAAAGCTGCATTTACTACAGTTGATCCAGGAACTTTCACAATAAAGGGTGGTGTTGCTTATACAGCGTTAAAGGGTATGGCTCCTGTTTATGAGAATGCTTGTGTATTTGGAAAGTTGGGGGTTTCTTATACCTACAACTGGTCTAGTATCGCTTTGGCAAGTTCGGATTTAAATAGCACCACTAATGTCAGTAGCTGTTCCAATTATTGGAATCCGTTGTTTGCAGCGGGTATGCAGTACTACCTTTCGCCAAACTGGTCTGTGAGTGCACAATATACTTTTGTACCAGGTTATCGAAACGCATCTTCCGATCGTTTTGTTACACCTGTAGCCCACCTGGTTACAATTGATATTGGTTATAAGTTTTTAATATAGGGGAACATTAAAGGAAACATTAAAATTTAGGGGCGTACTCATTGCCCCTAAATTTTTTTAAAATCTGAAAATTTTAAAGATCGGGAGTTTCGGGTTTCTTACACTTCCGATTCTCGCCTCTACTAAATTTAGGATTTTCTAGACTAGACTGGGGATTCTCTAAAGTTTCAAGTTTCTCTAGATGGGTATAAGCTCGGAGTGTGTTTTCAAGAAGAGTGGCGACGGTCATCGGGCCGACACCTCCCGGAACTGGAGTTATCCAAGAAGCTTTTTCTTTTGCGGTGTCAAAGTCAATGTCTCCAATAACCGTGTTTTGACCGCGTCTGCTGAAACCAGCATCAATTACGATAGAGCCTGACCTTATCCATTCACTCTGAATAATTCCAGGCCTCCCAATGGCAACAACCAACAAATCCGCTGCACCAACGTGTTTTTCCAAATTTTGGGTAAAACGATGACATATTGTAACGGTGCATTTGGTTAGTAACAATTCCAAAGCCATGGGACGCCCTACAATATTAGAAGCTCCAACAATAACAGCGTGCTTTCCGGAGAGATCTTTTTTAGTTTCCTTTAAGAGAGTTATAATTCCAGCAGAAGTACAGGGTCGTAATGCCGGATTTCGTTGTATAAGACAACCGAGGTTGTATGGATGGAAACCATCTACATCTTTAGAAGGGTGGATTCGTTCGAGCAAACGAAGAGAGTTGATATGTGCAGGCAGAGGAAGTTGTAAAAGGATACCGTGGATGCTTGTATCGACGTTGCATTGGTCGATTTTCTTCTCCAGTTCTGTTTCTAAGGTGGTATCGTCCATCCTATAAACTGTTGATCGAATGCCGACCGATCGACAAGCCAGTTCTTTCTGGTGAACATAAGCGTTGGAAGCGGGATCTTTTCCCACCATAATTACGGATAACCCGGGCGTTGAAATGCCTTGTTTTTTTCGCGCAAATATGGATTTTTTGATTCGTATTCTGACCTTTTCTGCACATATGCGTCCATCTAAAATTCGAGCGGTCATAAAAACCTTCCCTTATAAAGGGATATTCCGTAACAAGAGGTATCTGTAAATCAAAATTTGTCCTTCCATCGACGCAGAGCTGCGAAAAAGGAGATTGTATCAGAGAAAGAATGTCCGTAATGTTTCTTCAGACTCTTCTGAATGTCTGCTTGGTGGCATCTGAGAAACGGATTAGTGTCAAGTTCTAGTCGAAGAGTTGAATACGACAGAGCAGGGAATTTTCCGTTGTCCTTTTTCTGAAAATTTGCAATGCGATTTTTAAGTTTGAGATTGTTAGGATCGACCATCTGAGCGAATTCAAGGTTTTTCTTAGTATATTCGTGTCCGCAATAAATACGGGTATTAGAAGGAAGAGCTGTCAACTTGAGTAAAGAATAATACATTTGACGTGGTGAACCTTCGAAAATCCGACCACAACCTCCGGTAAATAATGTATCTCCAGTAAAAACCCACTGAAAATCACAATAGTAGACAATATGACCTAAGGTATGTCCTGGAGTAGATAAAACTCGAAAGGTAATATCTAGAGAAGGTAAAGTAAGAAGACTGCCATCTTGTAAGAAGTGATTACACAAGGGAATTGCATCTTCAGAAGGTCCATAAACGGATACAAGAACTCTTTTTAAGAGATCTGCAATACCGTTTGTATGGTCCCAATGGTGATGTGTAAGTAATATAGCTACTAGTGTCAAGTTTCTTTTCTTGAATGCATTGAGAATCGGTTCCGCTTCTCCAGGATCGATTACTATAGCATTTCGATTCTTTGGATGCGCTACAGTCCAAACATAATTGTCATTAAGAACAGGAATAGGAAAAATCATGTAAGGCATCAGAAAGAAAAAATCGTTTGACTGTGGAAAAATTAAATGCTGAGCGGTATTATAAAATATGAATTTGGAATGTGTAAATACTGAAAAGAGATCGCTAAAACATTGTGTGTATTTATATTGCGATGGCGCTTGTCGCGGAAATCCAGGACCTGGGGGATGGGGGGTTGTACTGCGTTGTAATGGTTGTGAACGGCAAATTTTCAACGGAGTTTCTAATACGACTAATAACAAAATGGAACTAACAGCTGCTATCGAAGGACTCAAATTGCTAAGGTATTCTTGTTGTGTAGTTCTTACTACAGATTCCCGGTATTTGTACCTTGGGATCACCGAGTGGCTTCCTGTCTGGAAGAAAAGACAATGGAAAACTGGTAAGGGCAAGACGGTTAAAAACAAGGTGTTGTGGAAATCTCTAGAATATGAAGTTAAACGCCATACAATTTATTGGAAATGGGTAAAAGGACATAGCGGTCATCCAGAAAATGAAATTGCGGATCGCCTTGCCAATCGCGGTATCGATGAATTGTATTAAGTCTTGATTGGAATTGATTTTGGTGCGACAAATTGTTTTGGATGTAGAGACGACCGGCCTTGACTCAGGTGCAGGGCACCGAATTATTGAGATTGGTTGTTTGGAAATGACCAACAGACGTTTGACAGGTCGGAATTTGCATTTCTATATCAATCCCAATCGCTCTATCGAACGCAATGCTTTTGCTGTACACGGAATTTCTGAAAGTTTTTTGACTGATAAGCCCCTCTTTAGCGATATTGCGGATGAGCTCATTATTTTTCTTCAAGGATCAGAGTTGATTATTCATAATGCTTCTTTCGATACAGCTTTTTTAGACTATGAATTGAAACTTACGGGAAGGGATTTTCAGAAAATCTCCGATTATTGCCAAATTTTGGATACTTTAACCATCGCTCGAAAAAAGCATCCGGGACAGCACAATAGTTTAGACGCTCTTTGTCGGAGATACCATATTGATAATTCCAGACGGAAATACCATCATGGAGCGCTGTTAGATACAGAACTTCTGGCTCAGATTTACTTACTAATGACCGGAGGACAAACCAATTTATTTGAATCAAAAAATTTCACTAATTCCACACAATTGTCTCGAATAAAAATTCAGCGCTTGGGTAAAGACCGAAAATCTTTTCGTATTATAGAAGCGAATGAAAAAGAAAAAATGGCGCACAAAGAATTTTTAGCGTTGTTGAGAACAAAAGGAATGTGTTTGTGATTGTATAATTCAATTGGAAATAGCACGATAACCAATGTCATTTCGATAATGACAGTTAGGCCAACTGATTTGATTGACAATTTGGTAGGCTCTTTTTTGCGCTTCTTTCAGGCTAAATCCTAAAGCGGTTATAGAAAGAACGCGTCCACCGCTAGTTACGGTGAAACCGTTTCTTTTTTTTGTGCCTGCGTGAAAGATTTTAGCGTCAGGCGTCAAAACGCGATGTAAACCTTCGATGATGTCGTCTTGTGTATCGTTGTTTTCAGGATAATTTTTGGAAGTCATAACAACGGTGAGAGCGGATCTTGGGTCCCAAACAACGTTGATTTTGTCCAATCCGCCAGACACAGCGGATAAAACTAGTTCAATTAAATCTGATTGCAATCGCATCATAAGCGTTTGGGTTTCTGGATCTCCTAACCGCACATTGAATTCCAATACTTTTGGTGTATTCTCTGGAATGATCATCAATCCCACATATAAAAATCCTTGATAAGAGATGCCTTCTGCTCTTAAGGCAAGAATGGTGGGGTTCACAATCTCATTCACTATCTTCTCTTGTAAGATACAAGATAAGAAAGGGACAGGAGAATAAGTACCCATACCTCCTGTATTTGGACCTAAATCTCCGTTTAATAGTCGTTTGTGATCTTGCGAACCGGCTAATGGCAAAATGTGTTCCCCATCGACTACCACAGTAAAACTTAGTTCTTCTCCGTACAGAAATTCTTCGATTATGATTTCTTGTCCCGCAGAGCCAAATTTTTTCTTCTCCATGATAGAAACGATCACATCTTGTGCTTCCGTTAAAGACTGCACGACAAACACACCTTTTCCTGCCGCAAGCCCGCTGACCTTAATAACAACAGGAAACGATTGGTTGGACAGATACGATAAAGCGTCCCTTTGTTCTGTAAAAGTCACAAAATTTGCAGTAGGAATGTTATGTCGATACAAAAATTTCTTACAAAAACTCTTTGAAGCTTCTAGATTTGCAGCTACTTGTGTTGGACCAAAAATCCGCAAATTTTCTTGACGAAACTGATCAACAATTCCCAATGCTAAAGGCACTTCGGGCCCTATTATAGTGAGATCTATCCTGTTTGTTTTTGCAAAATTAATCAGTGCGAGAATATTGTAAGAATCGATAGAAACATTTTGTATTTTGTTTTCAAAGAAAGTCCCGGCGTTTCCAGGAGCAACCCAAACTTTTTTAACTTGATCCGATTGTGCTGCTTTCCACGCCAAAGCGTGTTCTCTACCTCCGCTACCAATAATCAAAATACGCATAGAGTCGGCATTATGCTGGTGTTTTTTTAAATTATCAACAATTTGGCGATTTCATAACACAAAAACTTCTGGATTACACAAAATGTTTTACTATTTTTCTTGCTATACAAGCTATTAGTCCAGTATCCTTATTGCCATTGTTTCAAAAAAACACAAACTTAAGAAAAGAACTGCATTTTATATGATACGACTTTTTTGCATCGTTTTTACCTAAAGACTCTTGCAGAAAGAAAAAAGAGTTGTGGGATGTATTTGTTTGTTCTTTCTTTTCTTTAATATAAAATAATATGCAATTTTAAGGAGAACACATTATTGATATCCCACCCCATTTCAAAGAAAGTCTATTTTCACGGAAATCTGTTTCCTGATATTCGGGTAGGTATGCAGAAGATTCAGTTGACAAATGGAGATACGCTGATCCTTTACGACACTTCAGGTCCTTACGCGGGGGAGAATAGTGCCGCCGTTTCTGTCTCGTTTCAAAAAACAGCTCCTCGACTTCGTGAGCAATGGATTAAGAAACGTCCACTTACCACACAATTGGACTTTGCAAAACAAGGAATCATTACACCAGAAATGGAATACGTTGCTATTCGAGAAAATCAGAAACAGGACATTTCGTATAAAATTAATCAAGAACGAGAAAAGCGATTGCGAGGAAACCCTTTAGGAGCTCAACTGCCCCAACGAATCACTCCAGAATTTGTACGGGATGAAATTTCTAAAGGACGCGCCATTCTACCGGCAAATGTTAATCATCCCGAGTGCGAACCAATGATTATCGGAAGAAATTTTCTGGTTAAGGTAAATGCGAATATTGGAAATTCGGTGGTTCGCTCATCTATAAGTGAAGAAGTAGATAAATTAATTTGGGCTGTACAAAGAGGAGCCGATACTGTGATGGATTTATCGACAGGTAAGGAAATTACAGCCGTTCGCGAGATGATTTTACGCCATTCTCCTGTACCTGTTGGTACAGTTCCAATTTATGAAGCCTTAGAGAAAGTTCGTGGAGACATTATGGAACTTAACTGGAACGTTTTTCGCCGTGTATTGGTTTCTCAAGCAAAACAAGGAGTTGATTATTTTACAATTCACGCCGGTCTTCTGAGACGATTTATCCCTCTTACAGAAAAACGTATGACTGGAATTGTATCTCGTGGCGGTTCAATTGTGGCGAAGTGGTGTGTAATGCATAAAAAAGAAAATTTCCTTTATACCCATTTCGAAGAAATATGTGAAATTATGCGCACTTACGATGTCAGTTTTTCGTTAGGCGATGGGTTGCGTCCTGGTTCTATCGCAGACGCCAACGACGAAGCACAATTTTCCGAATTAAAAGTTCAAGGAGAGTTAAATCGTATTGCTTGGAAATACGATGTACAAGTGATGAATGAGGGTCCAGGTCATATTCCTCTTCATTTGATTCAAGAAAATATGAGAAGACAATTGGTGTGTTGCCAAGAAGCACCTTTCTATACGCTTGGTCCTCTGACCACCGATATTGCTCCTGGCTATGACCATATCGCAAGTAGCATTGGTGCAGCCTTAGTCGCATGGCAAGGATGTGCACTTTTATGTTACGTTACTCCGAAAGAGCATTTGGGGTTGCCTAATAAAAAAGATGTCCAAGACGGTTTAATCGCTTACAAAATAGCTGCACACGCAGCGGATTTGGCCAAAGGACATCCGGCTGCGCGATGGAGAGACGATCTACTGTCCCAAGCGCGATTTGAATTTCGTTGGCACGACCAATTTAGTTTGGCGTTGGATCCAGAAACAGCTCGTACACTACACGATGAAGATTTACCGAAAGAATCAGCAAAACACGCGCATTTTTGTTCGTTGTGTGGACCTGGATTTTGTGCTTACAAAATAAGTCATGAAGTGCGTAGTGCTTTAAAAGAAAAAAGCGCAATACTCTGATGAAAGAATGAAAGCTGGAATTGTGGGGGCCGGTTTAATAGGGCGTTTGTTGGCTTGGAGATTGATTTCTTCCGGATGGAAAGTGACTTTGTTTGATAAGGATGACAAATGTGGTCGAAAAAGTACTGCTTATGCAGCAGCAGGGATGCTGTCTCCCGTATCCGAGTGTGAAACTGCAAATCGAATGATTTTCGATTGGGGCATATCGTCGCTAAAACAATGGGAGCAATGGCTAACCGAATTGTCAGATCCGGTTTTTTTTCAAAGAAAGGGAACGATTGTGATTTCCCATCTAGAAGATGCAGAGGAAGAAAGCCGATGGGTGAATCGAATTCAGTATAAAAAAATGAAAGGATTGTGTATTCGCAAATTGTCTTCGTCTGAAATGAGGACATTAGAGCCGGAATTAAATTTTCAAGAAGGGTATTTTCTGCCCCAAGAAGCACATATTGATCCTCGGGCAGTACTAAAGGCATTAGAGAACGAATTGACCGTCGATTGTTGGTACGAAAACAAACTGGTAGATAAAATAATGCCTTATCGTATTATTGTGCGAGAAACATCACATTCATTTGATTGCGTATTTGATTGTCGAGGAATTGGCGGCGCTGATCAATTTGATGATTTGCGAACTGTACGAGGAGAGTTGATTCATTTGTATGCACCGGATGTGCATTTAAGTCGTCCTATTCGATTGCTCCACCCTCGCTACAGAGTCTATATTGTTCCAAGACCCAATCAGATTTATCTCATTGGTGCAAGCGAAATAGAATCAGGAGATATATCACCAATTTCTGTCCGTACCTGTTTGGAATTGTTATCGGCAGCCTATAGCGTTCATCGTGGGTTTTCTGAAGCGAGAATTATAGAAACAATAACGGCTTTACGGCCGGCTTTGTCTGATA
This genomic interval carries:
- a CDS encoding outer membrane beta-barrel protein, with the translated sequence MLIKKLITFATAGVAGFGVASIAVAGGPDYVPVPSSPNYTGIYIEGNAGYVYHPWSSDATTVPGILKDFALISSSSKGDGGSTFGGDLGYQFNQNLALEGGWFYLPKAAFTTVDPGTFTIKGGVAYTALKGMAPVYENACVFGKLGVSYTYNWSSIALASSDLNSTTNVSSCSNYWNPLFAAGMQYYLSPNWSVSAQYTFVPGYRNASSDRFVTPVAHLVTIDIGYKFLI
- the gloB gene encoding hydroxyacylglutathione hydrolase, translating into MPYMIFPIPVLNDNYVWTVAHPKNRNAIVIDPGEAEPILNAFKKRNLTLVAILLTHHHWDHTNGIADLLKRVLVSVYGPSEDAIPLCNHFLQDGSLLTLPSLDITFRVLSTPGHTLGHIVYYCDFQWVFTGDTLFTGGCGRIFEGSPRQMYYSLLKLTALPSNTRIYCGHEYTKKNLEFAQMVDPNNLKLKNRIANFQKKDNGKFPALSYSTLRLELDTNPFLRCHQADIQKSLKKHYGHSFSDTISFFAALRRWKDKF
- the rnhA gene encoding ribonuclease HI yields the protein MNLECVNTEKRSLKHCVYLYCDGACRGNPGPGGWGVVLRCNGCERQIFNGVSNTTNNKMELTAAIEGLKLLRYSCCVVLTTDSRYLYLGITEWLPVWKKRQWKTGKGKTVKNKVLWKSLEYEVKRHTIYWKWVKGHSGHPENEIADRLANRGIDELY
- the dnaQ gene encoding DNA polymerase III subunit epsilon, with protein sequence MRQIVLDVETTGLDSGAGHRIIEIGCLEMTNRRLTGRNLHFYINPNRSIERNAFAVHGISESFLTDKPLFSDIADELIIFLQGSELIIHNASFDTAFLDYELKLTGRDFQKISDYCQILDTLTIARKKHPGQHNSLDALCRRYHIDNSRRKYHHGALLDTELLAQIYLLMTGGQTNLFESKNFTNSTQLSRIKIQRLGKDRKSFRIIEANEKEKMAHKEFLALLRTKGMCL
- the purD gene encoding phosphoribosylamine--glycine ligase, translated to MRILIIGSGGREHALAWKAAQSDQVKKVWVAPGNAGTFFENKIQNVSIDSYNILALINFAKTNRIDLTIIGPEVPLALGIVDQFRQENLRIFGPTQVAANLEASKSFCKKFLYRHNIPTANFVTFTEQRDALSYLSNQSFPVVIKVSGLAAGKGVFVVQSLTEAQDVIVSIMEKKKFGSAGQEIIIEEFLYGEELSFTVVVDGEHILPLAGSQDHKRLLNGDLGPNTGGMGTYSPVPFLSCILQEKIVNEIVNPTILALRAEGISYQGFLYVGLMIIPENTPKVLEFNVRLGDPETQTLMMRLQSDLIELVLSAVSGGLDKINVVWDPRSALTVVMTSKNYPENNDTQDDIIEGLHRVLTPDAKIFHAGTKKRNGFTVTSGGRVLSITALGFSLKEAQKRAYQIVNQISWPNCHYRNDIGYRAISN
- the thiC gene encoding phosphomethylpyrimidine synthase ThiC, which gives rise to MISHPISKKVYFHGNLFPDIRVGMQKIQLTNGDTLILYDTSGPYAGENSAAVSVSFQKTAPRLREQWIKKRPLTTQLDFAKQGIITPEMEYVAIRENQKQDISYKINQEREKRLRGNPLGAQLPQRITPEFVRDEISKGRAILPANVNHPECEPMIIGRNFLVKVNANIGNSVVRSSISEEVDKLIWAVQRGADTVMDLSTGKEITAVREMILRHSPVPVGTVPIYEALEKVRGDIMELNWNVFRRVLVSQAKQGVDYFTIHAGLLRRFIPLTEKRMTGIVSRGGSIVAKWCVMHKKENFLYTHFEEICEIMRTYDVSFSLGDGLRPGSIADANDEAQFSELKVQGELNRIAWKYDVQVMNEGPGHIPLHLIQENMRRQLVCCQEAPFYTLGPLTTDIAPGYDHIASSIGAALVAWQGCALLCYVTPKEHLGLPNKKDVQDGLIAYKIAAHAADLAKGHPAARWRDDLLSQARFEFRWHDQFSLALDPETARTLHDEDLPKESAKHAHFCSLCGPGFCAYKISHEVRSALKEKSAIL
- the thiO gene encoding glycine oxidase ThiO, with protein sequence MKAGIVGAGLIGRLLAWRLISSGWKVTLFDKDDKCGRKSTAYAAAGMLSPVSECETANRMIFDWGISSLKQWEQWLTELSDPVFFQRKGTIVISHLEDAEEESRWVNRIQYKKMKGLCIRKLSSSEMRTLEPELNFQEGYFLPQEAHIDPRAVLKALENELTVDCWYENKLVDKIMPYRIIVRETSHSFDCVFDCRGIGGADQFDDLRTVRGELIHLYAPDVHLSRPIRLLHPRYRVYIVPRPNQIYLIGASEIESGDISPISVRTCLELLSAAYSVHRGFSEARIIETITALRPALSDNLPRILWKEGLVAVNGLYRYGFLLAPALVSEIVRNL